The Verrucomicrobiaceae bacterium DNA window GTGAATACCGCGTGATGCGAGGTGGCTCTTGGTACAGTGTAGGTCAGATCAATCTGGCGTGCTCGGGTCGCTTCGATGTCGGGTCTATTGGGAAATCTATTGGTGGATATGGCTTCCGGTGTGTTGTGGTGAAGTGAAAGTGAACCCCAATTCTGAATCATGAAACTATCCCTGATCCTTTGCTCAGTCTGCTCGGTTGGTGCGGTGCTTGTCGTATTGTCCTCCTGCACAGCTCCGTCTGCTGGTGGCAGCGGTAACAAAGCCCCTCTCGCCGCCGTTACGAAAGAACAGCCGTTTGTGAACTCGCTTGGCATGAAGTTTGTTCCGGTGCCTGGAACGAACATCTTGATGTGTACCACCGAGACGACGGTGGCTCAGTATCAGGGGGCAGGACTGGGCTATCAGGCACAGACGTTCATTCAAGGCAGCAACCATCCGGCGGTTGGGATGAACTGGTATGACGCAAAAGCCTGGTGTGCTTGGGTAAGCAAGAAAGAGGGGAGGAAGTACCGCCTGCCGACGGATGCAGAGTGGAGTGCGGCGGTTGGGAGCGGGACTTATCCGTGGGGCAATCAGTGGCCGCCGCCCAACAACTGTGGGAACCTCGCTGGGCAGGAAATGCGAGGCCATACGCCTGCGGAGCGATCTCAGATTAACAACGGGCTACTTGACCCCCTTGGTATTAAGTACCCCGGTGGAGCAAGTGCATTGCTCATCGGTGGGTTCATTGACCGGCACAAGTTCACTTCGCCCGTGGGCAGTTACCCAGCGAACCAACTGGGGCTCCATGATCTTACTGGGAATGTGCGCGAGTGGTGTGAGGATAAGCTACCATCCGTTTTGTCTTGGGACGCTCGGGGTGTGTCGCGGTGGCTCTTGTACTCGTCTATTCGCCACACACTCTTAACTTCCTACGGCTTAGGACCTGGGACTCGATATGGTGCCCGAGACTCCGGCTTTCGTTGTGTAGTCATGAAGTGAAAGTCAATTCCATTTCCGATCATGAAATCACCCCTGATCATTTGCTCAGCCTGCTCTATTGGTACGTTGTTTGTGCTATTTTCCTCCTGCGCTGCTCCGTCTGGTGGTGGCAATGGCAATAAAACCAATCTCTCCTCAGTCACCAAGGACGCGCCCTTCGTGAACTCGTTGGGCATGAAGTTCGTTCCTGTCCCCGGCACTAATATCTTGATGTATACCACTGAGACGACCGTGGCGCAGTGCCGGGCAGCAGGCCTCGGAAACCCTGCTCCTCAGTTTGCCCAGGGAGCGAATCATCCGGCGGTGAACATTAATTCCTACACTGCGGCGAAGTGGTGCAAGTGGCTTTCACAGGTGGAAGGGCGCAAGTATCGCCTGCCGACGGATCTGGAATGGAGTTCGGCTGTCGGCACCTCTGAATACCCTTGGGGCTCTGCATGGCCGCCGCCCAACAACTGTGGGAACTATGCCGGGCAGGAGATGCGTGGCTCCACGGCTGCGCAGCGTTCCCTGCTTTACCAAGGCATCAACATCGTCGGCGGCTTCAGTGACCGACACATCTTCACGGCTCCAGTGGGCAGTTATCCGGCGAACAGTCTGGGTCTTCACGATCTGGGAGGCAATGTCTGGGAGCTGTGCAGCAATCAGAGTGTTTACGGCCAAATCATACGCGGTGGCTCCTGGTTGAGTGCCAGCCGTGGAAATGTGGCTTCATCGCGAGTTTACAACAGTGACCCCGTCAATCACACCATCAATGACAATGGCTTCAGGGTGGTGGTGGAGCTGTAATTGATACGTTGTTCACGCTTCAGCGTGTTGCGGGCGTTGTCTGAACACGCTAAAGCGTGAACAACATCTCAATCTGCACGCTGAAGCGTGCAGAAGGAATCTATTGAATCCACCCTCATGTATCGCTGGAGAAAGTTGAACCAGGATGACCAGGCCACCCTGCTGGCGTGGCGGCAGCAACTGAACCGACCCTGGCATAGCCCGCCGCATTTTGTCGAGGGACCGGGTCGGTTTCATCTGACGGCGGCTTGCTATGAGCATGCGGAGATCGTGGGTGCGAGCACGGAGCGGATGGGCACTTTCAGCGTGGACCTTCTGAGGACCTTGGATGAGGCCGGGGCTGAGACTCATGCGTGGTGTGTGCTGCCGAATCATTACCACCTGCTGGTGGATGTGCCGGATTTGAAGCAAGTCATGTCTGCGCTGGGTCAACTGCATGGGCGCTGCTCCTTTGCTTGGAATGGCGAGGACGGGCAGCGTGGGCGGAAGGTTTGGTGCGCTCCGGCAGACCGGGAGATCCGGGGCGATGCACATTTCTGGGCTACGCTGAATTACATCCATCACAATCCGGTGAAGCATGGTTGGGCGAAGGGCTGGCAGGACTGGCCCTACAGCAGTGCGAGCGACTATCTGGCTGCTGTGGGACGTGAGGAGGCCGTGCGGGTATGGAAGAGCTACCCGGTGCTGGACTATGGAGCAGGCTGGGATGACTGACGGAGCTGGAACGTTGTTCATATACGTTGTTCACGCTTTAGCGTGTCCTAAAACTCTCGGAACACGCTAAAGCGTGAACAACGTACCCAAAACCGTGAACAACGCACGGCCTCAGGTATTCCTGAAGAAGTCGTCTGAGGGGCGGATGGCCGGGGGCGGGGTTTGGGCTTAGACGGGGCGCTTTGAGGCCGTGGAGCGGGCTTGGGCGGTGTCATTTGGCTTTGGCCGCTGAGGCCTAGGCTTTCCAGGGTGGCGGTGTCGAGCTTGCCGGTGAGGGGGCAGGCTGTGGGCCTGCTGGTAGGCCAGGATGGCCCGCTGCGTGCCGGGTCCTGACTCGCCATCCGCACTGCTGGTGTAGAGGCCTGCGGCTTTCAGCTTCTTCTGCACCTGCACCAGGATGCTGCTGCGGGAGTAGCGATTGTAGGCAGCATAGGGGCCGGAGAGGTAGAGGGCATCCAGATCAAAGTAGCCGCTGGCGGGCAGCGCTGGCGCGGTGGGCTGGGAGGGTGGCGGGGCGTCGCTGATCGTAGACTGGGGCATGGGAGCCGGAGCGGGAGGTGCCTGTACGACGACGGGCATGACGGGCGCAGGGGCGGGAGCAACAGCCGTGGCAAAGGTGAAGTTGCGGAAGGGCAGCGTGCTGCCGTTGTAGAAGATGCGGGGCTTCTGCCGGGAGTCGGTGCTGCGCAGCACACGCTCCTCGATGCGGCCAAAGACCTCAAAGGAATGCACGCCGGGCTGGGGCAATTCGTCCAGCAGCGCCTGGGTGAAAGGGCTGTGTGTCCGCGCCGCTCACGCGATCCAGCGCGGGTTTACCAGGGCTGGCGGCATAGACGACGAGCGTGGCCTCCTGCAAGGAGTCCTCCGCCAGAGTGGCCAGACCGCCACCGTAGGCGCGGGTTTCCAGCCAGGAGCGGCCTTCCAGGGGATTGTCCCGGCAGCAGTCCAGGATGACCATGCGGGCAGGCACAGCCATGAGCTTGAGCTCCTCCAGCACGTCGGAGAGGCTCACGGCCTGGGTTTTGAGCTGGATCTCACGCTCCAGTTTGGCATCCACCGGCACCAGGTAGTTCCCGCCCTGGGCCTCGATGCCGTGCCCGGCGTAATAGACCAGCACGGCCCGTGCGCCGACGGACTGCTGCCTGAGTTTTTCCAGCGCATCCACCATCTGCTCCAGTCCGGCATTGCTGGCGGTGATGGTGTCAAAGCCCAGGCTCTTCAGCGTGGCGGCCACGGCGCTGGAATCATTCACGGCGGTCTTCAGCGGTCGCGCATGACGGTAGGCGTCATTGCCTATGACGAGGGCCACTCGCTCGGCGGCGTGAAGATGCCCAGCGGAACAGACAGCAAATACGGAAAGGGCGGCGAGGAGGCTTTTCATGGCAAGGGGAGGATAGTCAGGAGATGAATCGACGGCCAGTGCTTTTTGATTGCGGGGAAAGTACGTGAACAACGAACCCCAAGCCCAGCCAGCACACGGCGCAGAACGTCATTGCTCCAACACACAACGGAAACCGTAATCGTAGGGGCGATGGCCAGCAGGGGAGAAGCCGTAGCGGAAGGAAGACGCAAGATACTCGCGCCCATCAACGTCCCAAGAACCGCCGCGCAACACGCGGGCGACAGACACAACAGGATGCTTGTCCTCGCACCATTCCCACACATTGCCTCCTAGGTCATGAACACCCAATCCGTTGGCCACATAACTGCCCACAGGCGCTGTGAATACATGCCCATCCCTAAACCCGCCAATCACGCCCAGCATCCCTCTCTCATAACTAAGCGACTGAAAAAGGCGACTGACGCTGAACTGCTTTTGTGTTCCTGTCCCATGTAGTTACCGCAGTTGTTCGGCGGAGGCCACGAGTTGCCCCAGGGAAACGCGCTCGCTCCCACCGCCGCACTCCACTCCGCATCGCTCGGCAGACGGTATTTTCGTCCCTCCTTCTTGCTCAACCAGTCGCAATACGCCTTGGCATCATTCCAGGAGACATTCACCGCCGGATGATTCGATCCCTGAGGGAATGGTGGAGCCTGATAACCCATCCCCGCCGCCTGATACTGCGCCACCGTTGTCTCGGTGGTACACATCAAAATATTCGTCCCCGGCACGGGCACAAACTTCATGCCGAGAGAGTTCACGAACGGCTGCTCTTTCGTGGCGGAGGCGAGGGCGGCATTGTTTCCGCTGCTGCCACCACCGGATGGGGCGGCGCAGTGGCAGAGGAGTGTGAGGGTGGTGAGGGAGAAGAGGAGTGGTTTCATGTTTCGGGTGAGGCGGAAGGAATTGGGAATTGGTGGCGGAGAAATTTTATCATAAGATGATGGTGCTCGTCACGCTGTATGTGGGTACGTTGTTCATGCTTTAGCATGTCTGGCGGTGGCGGTGGCGTTTCCTGAGCACGCTGCTGCGAAGCCGCGAAGCGAACCGTGAACAACGAACCCCAAGCCCACCCAGCCCAGAGCGCAGTACTTTACCGCACCAATACACAACGGAAGCCATAGCTGAAGTTGCGGCCGATGGGTGTAGCACCAATGCGCTTCGAAGAAGCGAAGAAGTTCCGAAAGTCACCGAACCAGGAGCCGCCGCGGAGTATGCGGGAGCTGGAGCTACCCGGAAGCTTTTCCTCACACCACTCCCACACGTTCCCGCCAAGATCATGCAAACCGTAAGTATTGGCGGGGTAAGCGCCCACGGGAGCCGTGAATTTGTGCCGGTCACTGAAGCCTCCGATGAGATCGAAGCCTTTAAATAAAATAGCTCTCTCCGCAGGGGTGCATGATCGCATTTCTTGCCCAGGATAGTTTCCGCAGTTATTCGGCGGTGGCCAGGAATAGCCCCAGGGGTAGGTGCTGCTGCCCACGGCTGCACTCCATTCCGCATCTGTGGGCAGACGGTATTTCCTGCCCTCCACCTTGCTCAGCCAAGCGCACCAAGCCTTGGCATCGTTCCAGGACACATTCACCGCCGGGTGATCACCCCCTTGATTAAACTGCGGTGCCTCATAACCCAGACCCGCCGCCTGATACTGCGCTACCGTCGTTTCCGTCGTGCAGAAAAGGACGTTCGTCCCCGCCACCGGCACGAATTTCATGCCGAGGGAATTCACGAACGGCTGTTCTTTTGTTGCGGTGGTGAGAGCCTCCTTGTTGCCGCCACTGGTGCCGGATGGGGCGGCGCAGTGGCAGAGGAGCGTGATAGCGGTGAGGGGGGAGGAGGAGTGGTTTCATGGTTCTAATGCTGAAGCAGGAGCCTGGGCATTTTTGGGCGGCCAAGTTTTATCATGAGATGATCGTGCTCGTCACGCTCTATGTGGGTACGTTGTTCTCGCTTTAGCGTGTCTGGAGGTTGGTGCGGGGGTTCTTTGAGCACGCTAAAGCGTGAACAACGTACGATGAACAACGTACACAGACGATCACTGCCGCAGGGAGATGACGACGCGGCGGTTTTCCTCGCGGTTGGCGTCGGAGGTGTTGGGGACGGCGGGTTTGGACTCGCCAAAGCCGAGGGGGGAGGAGCTGGGTGGCAGTGACGCCGCGTGTGCTGAGCATCTGAAGGATGGCGGCGGAGCGGCGCTCGGAGAGGGTGAGATTATGCCCGTCGGTGCCGAGATCGCAGGTGTGGCCTTCCAGCACGAAGGTCTTGCCCGTGGCGGTCTTGATGGCCTGGGCGATCTGCTCCACCTGCTGGCGGGAGGTGTCATCGGCTAGCTCGGTGGAGTTGAGTTTGAAGAGAATGTTCTGGAAGGTGATGCTGCTGGCGGGATTCACCGTGACGGTGATTTGGTTTTGCCCCTGACCATCTGGCACGACGCTGATCCCACGGTCGGCTCCGCTGGCGCGGAGGGTGCGGAGGTGCTCGTCACTGATGCGGGTGGTGCGCTTCTCACTGGCGGGGCCATTCAGGGGAGCGTGTCTCATCCCAGGCGCGGGTGAGTTCGGCGGCGGGGATGATCTTTTGCCTGCGGGGGCGGCGGGCATTTTGAACTCGCCGTCTTTGGCAAGGGCAGCCGTGGTGAGGAGGAGAAGGCACGCGAGAGCGTGCGAATGGAGGAGGTGCGTTTTCATAGGATTGAGTACGTTGTTCACGCTTGAGCGTGTTCTGGGGAGTGGGAGTCGGGGAATGAAGGAATGTGGAGTCTGGCTTCTTGGGGTTGGTTTTGTTGTTCAGGCTTTAGCATGTTCTGGGAGTCGGGGAGGCACGCTCAAGCGTGAACAACGTACCGAGAGACACGCTAAAGCGTGAACAACGTACGGTTTAGGGTTTCTTCGGGCGCACGCGGTAGATGGTGGTGGCACGGCCGGGCTGAAGCTCTGCTTTGATGTCGATGCCACGGGTGATCATCTCATGGTAACGCTGGCCGGTGCATTCAATGAAATTGAAGGCTCCCCACTGGAGGCTGCGGGTGTCGGAGAAGCCTGCGGTGGAGGCCACGGCGGTGAGCACCTCACTGACGGGCGCGGGGCCGCGATCCTGGGGGTGAGTCATCTCAAAGGCGAAGGCGGCTCCGGCGCTGGGGAGCTTGATTTCCTCACCGGCCTTCACTTCGTCACTGGGGTGGAATTTGTTGGGGAAGATGAGGTAGCTCTTTTGCTCACCATCGGTGTAGTAGAGGCGGAGGTGGGCGTCTTTGGCGAGCTTAAGGGTCACGCTCATGCGCTCACCGACGACGTAGTCGGTCTTGTCCGTGGTGAGAGTGATGCCGACATCGCCTGCGAGTGAGGCGGCATTGGCGAGGATCACGGGCGGTTGTGGAGCCGGAGGCTGGGCCAGCGGCGTGCCTGCGGGTGCGGTGGGTCCGAGCAGGTCTTTCAGACTGAGGCGGGCGTCGCCCTCAATCTGTGGGGTCTGCTTCTTCGGGTTCGACGTGCGGCTCATGCGCTGGGTGATGTCACTGCGGATGGGCTCGTAGAGCTTCTCCAGCGGCACGCTCTCACCGCGCTCGCTGAGGGCTTTTTCCAGAGCGAGGCGGAAGTAGCCGCCTTTCACGCCGTCCTCGCGTGCCAGTTCGTGGGAAGCGCAGGCGGCCAGCAGGACGTGCTGGGTGTTCGTTGTGGGGGCCTTCATGGCAGTGCTGATGCTGAGATTCCGGTAGATTTCCTGCGGGCGGCCAAAGCCGAGGTCGAGGTATTTGCCACCCTCGGCGGCATCACTCTCCACGCCGCGTGTGCCGGTGCCAGAGTGGCAGCACTCCAGGATGATGGTGAGACGGTTGGTCTTGAGCTTGGAGAAGTCACTGCGCAGCACGTCATCGCTGAGCCAGGAGTCCGGGCTGGTGGCGGTCATATCGACGGTGCAGAGAGCCTCGTCGGCATCGTCACGCTCATCGCCATCCATGTCGGGCACCTGGGTGCCGTGGCCGGAGTAAAAAAGCACCGCCGCATCGCCTGGCTGCGCTTTGCCCACGAGATGTTCGGCGATGGCCTTGCGCAGCGCTGGCGTGGTAACTTCACCGTCCTTCAGGCGCAGGATGTTCGCCGCTGGGAAGCCGAAGCGGCTGGTGAGGATCTGCGCCATGGCATCGCCATCGGCGTTGCAGCCTTTGAGATCGTTGGCGGTGCCAGGGTAGTCATTGACGGTGGCGATCACGGCATACTGCGCGGCGTGAAGCGGCGCGGTGAGAAGTGCGAGGGTGAGGAGGAGCGGTTTCATGGGATTGCGTAGGATTGGGAACTCGTTTGTTGTTCACGCTTTAGCGTGTTCTGGGAGGCGGGGAATCACGCTGAAGCGTGAACAACGTACTTCTGGATCGTCAGGGCTTGGGGGGTGATTGCACAGCGGGTGAATTTTTCTCAAAGCAACTCAGTGCGGTGCATCCCGCGCGGATGGCGGCTTGGATCGCAGCGGTTTCTGCGGCACTGAGAGCTGGCACCGCCTGCTCCTGCAGCCAGCCACGCAGGAAATCGGCGGCACGCTGCGGCTGTGGGGCTTTGTCATGCCAAAGCTGGGAGAAGAAAGCCACCGTGGCCGCACTGAGCGCTTTTTGGCGATGCAGATGGTTCAGTAGATCACAGGCTTCGGCTGGCGAAGTGGCCTTGACCTCAATCGCATGGGTGGACAGTGCCAGCCAGAGAGCGAGGGCATTCCGTGGCTGCTCCAGGGCTGCCTTGTTTTCCTGCGCATCGCCAAACGACTGATGCAGGCTCCAGGAGCGGAGGCGCTGCATGGCCGCGACTTCAGCCGGAGATGCCAAGTCCGCTAAAGCCTTGCTGGCTGAGTATTCCGCTGGCTGTGCGGGTGGAGCGAAGGTGGTCTCCTTGGCGATGAGTGTCGCAGTGGGAAGAAGGAGGCAGAGAAGGAAGCGTTTCATGGCTGACTACTGAATCGACAGGGCGGCTGATTTGATTGCATGAATCGCTGCGGTCGAATGAGCCCATTTATTTCCGAATGAGAATCAATGGAGGGCAGGATGCCGAAATTGCCCTCCCGCGCAGGAATCGCCCTGAAGGCCGGAGGCTTGAGTACGTTGTTCACGCTTTAGCGTGTCTCAAGCGTCATCAGAGCACGCTAAAGCGTGAACAACGAACAAATTGAACAGCCTGGTTGGCGGTTAGCGAATGCTGACCAGTTGTCCGGTGGACGATTCGATCAGGTCGCCGCCGACCTCGTAGCGATATGAGTAGGATTCGAGTTGGCCTGGGATCTCGGTGCTCAGCATGGTGTCATAGATCGTGCGCACAGACTGACCTAAACGATTGGTGTCGCGATTGGTGAGCTTCCAGTTCCAGACGTTCACGCTTCGGCCGAGCGCAGCAACCAGTCTGCTGCCTGCTGGTTTAAGTTTGAGGGCATAGCCACTGGCAGAGCCAGAAAATGAAACCTCAGGTGCCCCAATGCCTGTGAAGGTGTCGATAAAGCATCCATATTGTGAGTGCAGTCGGACAGGCATGTTTCCCATGATGATATTTTGAAACCAGGAAAACGGCTCAACTAAGCCACCAAAAAATCCGCCCACCTGACAAGGAATGCCGTTCAACGTTTGATGGACCCTGGCACCATAAACTCCTGGTCTTGTAAGAGAATAGGTGATGGTCGTTTGGAGGGTGCCTGCGCGTTGGTTTCTTGGATCAGAAGCAGGCAGCATGTTGCTACCAACTTGTTTGGATGTGACAAGGCTGCCTGTATAAACGGCAGTGACCGACTTG harbors:
- a CDS encoding SUMF1/EgtB/PvdO family nonheme iron enzyme, producing MKLSLILCSVCSVGAVLVVLSSCTAPSAGGSGNKAPLAAVTKEQPFVNSLGMKFVPVPGTNILMCTTETTVAQYQGAGLGYQAQTFIQGSNHPAVGMNWYDAKAWCAWVSKKEGRKYRLPTDAEWSAAVGSGTYPWGNQWPPPNNCGNLAGQEMRGHTPAERSQINNGLLDPLGIKYPGGASALLIGGFIDRHKFTSPVGSYPANQLGLHDLTGNVREWCEDKLPSVLSWDARGVSRWLLYSSIRHTLLTSYGLGPGTRYGARDSGFRCVVMK
- a CDS encoding SUMF1/EgtB/PvdO family nonheme iron enzyme, which encodes MKSPLIICSACSIGTLFVLFSSCAAPSGGGNGNKTNLSSVTKDAPFVNSLGMKFVPVPGTNILMYTTETTVAQCRAAGLGNPAPQFAQGANHPAVNINSYTAAKWCKWLSQVEGRKYRLPTDLEWSSAVGTSEYPWGSAWPPPNNCGNYAGQEMRGSTAAQRSLLYQGINIVGGFSDRHIFTAPVGSYPANSLGLHDLGGNVWELCSNQSVYGQIIRGGSWLSASRGNVASSRVYNSDPVNHTINDNGFRVVVEL
- a CDS encoding transposase, which produces MYRWRKLNQDDQATLLAWRQQLNRPWHSPPHFVEGPGRFHLTAACYEHAEIVGASTERMGTFSVDLLRTLDEAGAETHAWCVLPNHYHLLVDVPDLKQVMSALGQLHGRCSFAWNGEDGQRGRKVWCAPADREIRGDAHFWATLNYIHHNPVKHGWAKGWQDWPYSSASDYLAAVGREEAVRVWKSYPVLDYGAGWDD
- a CDS encoding peptidoglycan-binding protein; this encodes MPQPGVHSFEVFGRIEERVLRSTDSRQKPRIFYNGSTLPFRNFTFATAVAPAPAPVMPVVVQAPPAPAPMPQSTISDAPPPSQPTAPALPASGYFDLDALYLSGPYAAYNRYSRSSILVQVQKKLKAAGLYTSSADGESGPGTQRAILAYQQAHSLPPHRQARHRHPGKPRPQRPKPNDTAQARSTASKRPV
- a CDS encoding caspase family protein produces the protein MKSLLAALSVFAVCSAGHLHAAERVALVIGNDAYRHARPLKTAVNDSSAVAATLKSLGFDTITASNAGLEQMVDALEKLRQQSVGARAVLVYYAGHGIEAQGGNYLVPVDAKLEREIQLKTQAVSLSDVLEELKLMAVPARMVILDCCRDNPLEGRSWLETRAYGGGLATLAEDSLQEATLVVYAASPGKPALDRVSGADTQPFHPGAAGRIAPARRAFL
- a CDS encoding SUMF1/EgtB/PvdO family nonheme iron enzyme encodes the protein MGSYVANGLGVHDLGGNVWEWCEDKHPVVSVARVLRGGSWDVDGREYLASSFRYGFSPAGHRPYDYGFRCVLEQ
- a CDS encoding SUMF1/EgtB/PvdO family nonheme iron enzyme, whose product is MKPLLFSLTTLTLLCHCAAPSGGGSSGNNAALASATKEQPFVNSLGMKFVPVPGTNILMCTTETTVAQYQAAGMGYQAPPFPQGSNHPAVNVSWNDAKAYCDWLSKKEGRKYRLPSDAEWSAAVGASAFPWGNSWPPPNNCGNYMGQEHKSSSASVAFFSRLVMREGCWA
- a CDS encoding SUMF1/EgtB/PvdO family nonheme iron enzyme yields the protein MNSLGMKFVPVAGTNVLFCTTETTVAQYQAAGLGYEAPQFNQGGDHPAVNVSWNDAKAWCAWLSKVEGRKYRLPTDAEWSAAVGSSTYPWGYSWPPPNNCGNYPGQEMRSCTPAERAILFKGFDLIGGFSDRHKFTAPVGAYPANTYGLHDLGGNVWEWCEEKLPGSSSSRILRGGSWFGDFRNFFASSKRIGATPIGRNFSYGFRCVLVR
- a CDS encoding OmpA family protein translates to MKTHLLHSHALACLLLLTTAALAKDGEFKMPAAPAGKRSSPPPNSPAPGMRHAPLNGPASEKRTTRISDEHLRTLRASGADRGISVVPDGQGQNQITVTVNPASSITFQNILFKLNSTELADDTSRQQVEQIAQAIKTATGKTFVLEGHTCDLGTDGHNLTLSERRSAAILQMLSTRGVTATQLLPPRLWRVQTRRPQHLRRQPRGKPPRRHLPAAVIVCVRCSSYVVHALACSKNPRTNLQTR
- a CDS encoding caspase family protein, which translates into the protein MKPLLLTLALLTAPLHAAQYAVIATVNDYPGTANDLKGCNADGDAMAQILTSRFGFPAANILRLKDGEVTTPALRKAIAEHLVGKAQPGDAAVLFYSGHGTQVPDMDGDERDDADEALCTVDMTATSPDSWLSDDVLRSDFSKLKTNRLTIILECCHSGTGTRGVESDAAEGGKYLDLGFGRPQEIYRNLSISTAMKAPTTNTQHVLLAACASHELAREDGVKGGYFRLALEKALSERGESVPLEKLYEPIRSDITQRMSRTSNPKKQTPQIEGDARLSLKDLLGPTAPAGTPLAQPPAPQPPVILANAASLAGDVGITLTTDKTDYVVGERMSVTLKLAKDAHLRLYYTDGEQKSYLIFPNKFHPSDEVKAGEEIKLPSAGAAFAFEMTHPQDRGPAPVSEVLTAVASTAGFSDTRSLQWGAFNFIECTGQRYHEMITRGIDIKAELQPGRATTIYRVRPKKP